A window of Amaranthus tricolor cultivar Red isolate AtriRed21 chromosome 8, ASM2621246v1, whole genome shotgun sequence genomic DNA:
CTTCGTGTCAAGAGATACTTATCTAGTACTAACTAATGATTCCTAAGTTACATGAACTAAAAAGAGCTCAACCTATTTTACTTCATACTCTTATAGGCTCTTTCTGTGTGGTGCCACTTGAAATAATATTGAAAGCTTGACTTTAATAGGAAGAAAATTCGATCTAACTAATGTCACAAACTTGGAGATCACTGATTTTGATTGGGTTGAGTAAAAAACAACATACCAGGGCGTTGAAGAGGGCGGAAACTTGGAGGCCGCGGCGGTTGTTGCTGCATCATCAGCATGGGTTGCTGTAGTGACAATGGGGCTGATTGTTGTGCCATCGGCATCAGCTGCTGATTCATTTGCAACTGTGGTTGCCCCAAAGGCATCATTGGACCGACGACATGAGGTGGTGGTGGCAGTTGTGGTGGTGTCGGTGGAGGAGGAAGGATGCCGTAACCATATGAATTGACCGCTCTCGGTGTTTGTGCATACTGTTGGGTTGGTGCATTTGAAAGTAACTGATATTGAGCCTGAAGATTTGGACTTGTATTTTGCAAGTTTTGCTGATTTACCAACATTGATTGATGATATTGAACGGCTGGAGCGGCTGTGGCAACAACGGGTATTAAAACTGAAGAAGGCTGCTCAAGCTTTGACATTAAATTGGGCGCTGGACTGACGGACTGAGGGGGATAAGAATCTGAAACTGAGTTGGTTTTAGCAAGGCCGGCATTCTTAGCCGCTTCAGCTGCAAATGATGACAGGACATCCGTCATGATCATCTGAGAGGAGCTAGAGGCTGTAAGTTTGTCAGCAACCATAGCGGCAATGTCTGCAGCAGTCTTTGATTTTCCTGCATTGGAATTTGGTAATGCAACATAACTTTCATCATCAAGCTGCTGCCTCAATTTGTTAGACTCCTCTGCTTGAGCTTGTGCAACCTGAAACCCAAAGATATACAATCGTGAATCAACTGCCAGCTACAATGTACAATATTTTAACTTTCGAAAATGGCAGCTATTGATATATCTCATACAACAGAAGCTAGCATATATGATGGTATTCCTTGACAGCAgatttttcaagaaaaaaattgCATCTTCCCACTACATAtccttgataaatttgttattacaAGACTCATACAAGAGGTGAGTAGAGCACACAACACAAAAAACAAACCTGATGAGATTCAATCCTAAAAATAATTGCTAATAGGAGAAGTAGCCGATCAAGCTTATGTTAATCAACCTCTGATTCTTAGATGTGGAATCATatgtgggttattttccaacaaTCGTAAAGATCAACAGCAGAACACTGGTTGCAGTTAAATACAAATTACTAGTGTAGGCCCTTTGGAAGGAAAAATGCAGACACGACTTTTTTCTTCACCATCTTATACGAGTAAAAAATGAAATTGcagaaaattttaacaagaaATAAACAGCCAATTACAAGTAAGTCTTATCTCTTTATCTCCAGATAAAAGATACACTAACAAAACAGAATTACAGCATAAACACTGTTAGAATTGAATCTGGCTTTAATAGCtcctttgtttttaaaagggGTGTCTCGAGTGAGTCCAATTCTTGAAACTTCAGCATTTATTTGCCAAAAGCTCCAAAAGCAcagcaaaaataatttttaaaaaaaagaataaaatacaacatTTCACTTTCTTAACCATTCAGCATTGCCAATCTTAATTCTTCAGTGACAGCATCTACATTTCCAAGAAAAATTTAGCCAATACAACCAACTAGGGTAATCGGATTCCAATCCACATCAATACTGAAGCTTAATTCAGACTCCATGAAAGATTCTTGGAGGCAACTCATATACCTTTACAAATAAACCATCAAGGGACATGGATCTCCTAGCACAAAAGCTTAGATCTCACCAATATTCTTGTAATGGTTAGAGGCTCAGAGCCCACCAACGTTTTTTAGATCTGTACTGAGCATGAAATCATTACTTGTCATTTAAGTTAAAAGAGGAAAGTACCCAATGAGATAATCAGACCTCAAACAGTGTTGCACAATCTCTATCAGGAAAACCACAGAAAATTTATGTTTCTCTAAAAAGTTATGACAACCAGCAAACTCCAAAACAACCTTTATATGCAACAACATTCACACAACAGCGTACAGAGTATGATAGTAACACAAAACATAGAAATTCCCCTATGGTAGAGTTTTTAGTTGGACTAAAGCAAGCCTCATTCCTCCGGTTACAAGGAGACTGTCTGTGAGACCCAAAATAACATATGCGGGATGCTCAATCATAAGACACAGTCCAATTTCTGGACAAACAGAGACAACTGTTATCATCATACTATTTAGCatgttctcccatcatgcttcCAAGACACTAAAACATGTCTGCCACCTTCAGTACTTGTACAGCCACGCTAGAGTACGATTTaatgaagcaaaaaaaaatatttgattctAATAGAGACTGAACAGAGCAACAGAAGAAGTACCTGTATTTGCATACGAACATTCTCTAATTCTAATTCCTGGCAATGTGAGAAACACAATATTATGTCAGTTCAACACTTCAACTTAAAGAGAATGATAACTGGTTTCCTTACTTTCTAAATAAAACTCTATTGATAATTTAATAAGATTCAACATTTCTCCTAGATCTAACTTAGCCAAAAGATGACCTTATTACTCTGTAAAAAATAAGTTTCTCCATTGTATAAAAAACACTCGCTCACTCTATACCTGCTCTTGCAGTGCTTCTCTCAAATGAGCAACAAGCATTGCTCTATTTGCTTCAACTACTTTAAGTTTCTCAATGCACTCTTTCAAAGTGGTTTCTTCCTCCCCCAATTCTTTAGCCAATGTTTTCCGCTTTGGATCCTTTGCTGCAAAGTAAATCATCAAATTTAGTTTTACTTCAACAAGAAACGCATGAAATGCCAAGAACAAGATCAATTAACTGTTTCTGCAAACAAAATGGGTATTCCATTTATAATCAATTGATCAGCAGGTCCCAATCTCAGATAAGTTACACTGTACCTTGAGTGCAGGCTTTTTCAATATCTTGGTCCATCTTTCTCACACGATCAACAGAAGACTTGCATTTTCTCTTCGCTGATTCTTCAGTGTGATGTTCATTAAGTACTGAATCGAATGCTGACACAATTTTCTCAGCTGGGCCGCCAATAGATAATTTCTGTATTGACGTTTATTAGTGGGAAAACGAGAAAGACAACAGAACTAATCAGACAAAAGAGTAACCGTAAGGGTCTTCAATTGCCTCAGAAAGAACATTCCAATTCTGAATATTTAAGACTACGCATTATTTTCGAGAGATTGTCACGAAGAAGTAGAATAGCTTATGTGAAGTTGggaacatagtgcaaaaatacagtTTGGATTACGGTCGCAAAATGGATTTCGTGGTAAAGGCGGAGGATTCTCGGTCAATGCGGCCTTTCGGTCAAGGTAAACTCAAAAACTTTTACAACACGGTCACAATTCAGTGACGTggccttatttttgcactatggttggGAAACAACAAATACTTGAAACTCACCGTTTTTATGGATTGTGAATCCCTTCTTACGATCTTGACTGTTCGCAATCGCTTCTTGCTAAATTCAAGAGCAGGAGGCGCctcatttttcaagattataTCATCCAGGTTTTTCGACTTGGATCCGAAAACTCTTCTATCTTTCCATATTTCAACCTGCAAAGCACAAATgacaacatataaataaataatgaacatatgGAACATGGATATATTCAAATTGATGATTAACTATACACAGTAAATTGATTGCCCCAGAGTATAAACTATGAAATCCTGTATGGAAGGTAACTATAACTTTAAACTTGAAACTAAGGTGCAGTGGCAATTATCACATGTGTTTATAAGGAAATCAAAGGAAATGCCGAAGACACAAAAGGCATACCAATCTAGAGAAGACCTTCTTTCCTTGCTCATCATCCTTGTCCTTCACATCTTTGAGAGCCGCAGGAAGCACCTTCCAGAACTCAATAACAAACTCATTTCCTTTCCTTTTACTGTTCTGCAGTATATCATTGGCAAGATACAAAAGTTGGATCTTTCGGGCCATCTCAGAACTTTGGAACTGTTTATTCCATGTTGTTACAATCACTTCTGCTTTGCTCTGATGAAATATACACCAGTGTGACAAAGCTATGTAGGAGTTAAGGTAACCCACGTTCATAATGTCCAGCAAATGCAATAGAGAAAGCTATTGATCCAGCCAAAAAACTTTCATTGCCACTATGCGTATAAGGACAGCTTTCATTCAAATACGCTATAAGATAAAATTAATAGCATACTTCAACTTAACAATTACGCATGTAAACTACAAAAGTGCATTCCCATATAATTGTCCTCGTgaaaaaaaacttgtaataCATGTTTCAGAAACTCAATTTAATCAAAGATTTCATTCACTTCAGCACTAGTTGCTTGGTTAACATAAAGCCATAGAAAGGAACCATGCACCCAAAAGACAAACAAAAATCTCAAGAACATAGCTCAAGAGGAAGGGTAAGAAGATATAGCAGGGTGTTTCAAGGTATCCAACTAAACAAataaatacaacaaaaaaaagataagAGAATGAAACAAAACTGCCAATTCCCAGTTAAAATTCACCATTTCTGAGTTCCATGAAGTGAAGATGCTTACAGTCTTATACTCGACAGGCAGCAGATACTAAAAACACAAGATGACTTAGGATTTCATGCAGTAACATAAAGAACACGAATCCAGCTATAACAAAGACACAATTGTAATCAATTTAGATGTACAATCTGCGTTCTTGAAACAATTAGATATATCGAGTCCCTATGGCTAATCCAGACAATACTCACATTAGATAGAAAAGTGAACCTTACAACATCAAAAAAGCAGTTGAGAAAGGGAGGAACACACACAGACAGACAAACACACAAATGCCTTTCGTACATGATAATCTTTATCGAACGCTAGATAGGAGAAGTATGAAAGACTGTTAAATGTAAACAACAACCCCAAGGGTAAATCATCCGGATTTGAGCATGATAATGAAAAAGCAATAACAGTCATGAGCCACCAGAATTGTGGAAGCTGTTTCCACATTTCTGAGGAAGTCAAATACATAGCTAGTTTAAAGTACTTTACACGGaacttaaaagtaaaaatttgtaATTCCCAGCTTTTTCTTCAGTCTAACATTACCACTTCCCTTCTCTAGATGTAAATACAGCACAAAAACAATGccaaattattaattaactataTGGGGATTGGCTACGTAAACCAATTTAAATCAATATGAGATATAGTTACTAATAAAGAGTATACTTTATTCAACCTTGGCTTACACAATAATCTACAACCAAAAGCATCAATTCAAATGAACATCCATAGATATACACTTATCTTGTCATATGCTTGTGCAAATCCCAACTCTTCAATTAACTTTATGGGTATTGGCTACATAAACCATATTAAATCAACCTGAGAAACAGTTACTAATAAAGAGTATACTTTATTCGACCTTAGCTTAAATACTAATCTACAACCAAAAACATCAATTTGAATGAACATCCATAGATGTACACTTATCTATTGTTATATGCTATTGCAAATCCCAGTTCTTCATGTCTAAATGTAAATAATTGgcaatcaaatttacaattaaaaatacaagaaaaatgTTACTAAAAAAGAGCATAATCCCATGAAATTATAACTACTAAAAGAGCATTTCCGGTGCAATTTTGAGAGTACTGACCTTGAGCAAACATTAACAATTAGTAGTGGGTTTTTTGCAGCAGCCTTTAGCTTTTGAAGCAATGTTTTGCAAAAGGTACCATGACTGCCAtcgtaaattataattttgcaTTTATCTTACAATTCCGACAACCATCTTGATATAAA
This region includes:
- the LOC130820134 gene encoding uncharacterized protein LOC130820134 yields the protein MNSIFSEEVLADKLSKLTNTQQCIETLSHWCIFHQSKAEVIVTTWNKQFQSSEMARKIQLLYLANDILQNSKRKGNEFVIEFWKVLPAALKDVKDKDDEQGKKVFSRLVEIWKDRRVFGSKSKNLDDIILKNEAPPALEFSKKRLRTVKIVRRDSQSIKTKLSIGGPAEKIVSAFDSVLNEHHTEESAKRKCKSSVDRVRKMDQDIEKACTQAKDPKRKTLAKELGEEETTLKECIEKLKVVEANRAMLVAHLREALQEQELELENVRMQIQVAQAQAEESNKLRQQLDDESYVALPNSNAGKSKTAADIAAMVADKLTASSSSQMIMTDVLSSFAAEAAKNAGLAKTNSVSDSYPPQSVSPAPNLMSKLEQPSSVLIPVVATAAPAVQYHQSMLVNQQNLQNTSPNLQAQYQLLSNAPTQQYAQTPRAVNSYGYGILPPPPTPPQLPPPPHVVGPMMPLGQPQLQMNQQLMPMAQQSAPLSLQQPMLMMQQQPPRPPSFRPLQRPGMLFFTQPNQNQ